A DNA window from Hordeum vulgare subsp. vulgare chromosome 1H, MorexV3_pseudomolecules_assembly, whole genome shotgun sequence contains the following coding sequences:
- the LOC123428300 gene encoding uncharacterized protein LOC123428300 isoform X1, with translation MADASSGGGGRAPRASTSRSDAKLETSASASLDGGLLLRLLQNPSPRPQHQQNPAQPLAEPNNFFVDPAVAAVGPLFSSPPYVHVGGFAWPSSSAPQPQLRSSDPRFAQPLDPYTELGGGGFRSVDVVSRNRPEKPRSGAPPPGFVEPSPPKFVTAWHSATGREVHDAFGAMQQNSERQREPNYHHPKGFCRAHNSENQEIPTFTGGQGVLGRLPHEERNTSLIIGSRGPAAVMMYREQQQQQQEHVLSRMPPDTNASANAHGFTGRMPHGDQHILQFAGGWTLLGEHHIHPVTGARIPHKGQRQQEPCLADISQGDQRWQGHAPRNLPAGTVLEMLGKMPMKEKHQVTVPSSSSVDMYVRGDRGKKILTKETGLEVGIGVVGSQRGVHGPVVVDARNFKVSYQNSEVRFAAKKEEEYADSKEEDAIIEQFMDTVVIEGNDEAKGMVARNSGSRSKDFRSDSSRGHHVSSQRVRFQRRVRACRYDIDRFTPNFLSIFDSLVPSEEEIAKQNQLVIALSRLINKEWPNSKLYLYGSCANSFGFSNSDIDLCLSIDDKEMSKVDIILKLADILQAGNLQNIQALTRARVPIVKLMDLDTGLSCDICVNNLLAVVNTKLLRDYAQIDQRLRQLAFIVKHWAKSRRVNETYQGTLSSYSYVIMCIHLLQLRRILPCLQEMDPTCYVTVDDNHYAYFDQVDKLNNYGAHSNETLSSLLWAFFHYWAYQHDYTQDVISIRTGKIISKHMKDWTRRVGNDRHLICIEDPFETSHDLGRVVDKFSIKILREEFERAANILQYDLNPSVTLFEPYVSPPPSGTLDEEVTVSTAGAII, from the exons ATGGCCGACGCctcttcgggcggcggcggccgcgcgCCCCGTGCCTCAACCTCCCGGTCCGACGCTAAGCTTGAGACCTCGGCGTCGGCATCCCTTGACGGTGGCCTCCTCCTGCGTCTCCTCCAAAACCCTTCTCCACGCCCGCAACATCAACAAAACCCCGCGCAGCCCCTCGCCGAGCCGAACAACTTCTTCGTCgaccccgccgtcgccgccgtcggcCCCCTGTTTTCCTCCCCACCGTACGTGCACGTGGGGGGATTTGCGTggccctcctcctccgcccctcAACCGCAGCTCCGATCCTCCGATCCTCGCTTCGCGCAGCCGTTGGATCCTTACACGGAACTTGGAGGAGGCGGATTCCGATCCGTGGATGTTGTCTCAAGGAACAGGCCGGAGAAACCAAGGTCAGGGGCGCCGCCTCCTGGATTTGTCGAGCCGTCGCCTCCTAAGTTCGTCACGGCGTGGCATTCAGCTACCGGTCGTGAGGTGCATGATGCTTTTGGTGCAATGCAGCAGAACAGTGAGCGGCAAAGGGAGCCGAACTATCACCACCCAAAGGGCTTCTGTAGAGCACATAATAGTGAAAATCAGGAGATTCCAACTTTCACAGGTGGCCAGGGAGTACTTGGCAGACTGCCCCATGAAGAGCGCAACACATCATTGATCATAGGTAGCCGTGGTCCAGCTGCTGTAATGATGTAcagggagcagcagcagcaacaacaggaaCACGTATTATCAAGGATGCCGCCTGATACAAATGCAAGTGCAAATGCCCATGGATTTACTGGGAGGATGCCACATGGGGATCAACATATACTTCAATTCGCAGGCGGCTGGACACTCCTTGGAGAACATCATATCCATCCAGTCACAGGTGCCAGAATACCACACAAAGGTCAGCGGCAGCAAGAGCCCTGCTTGGCAGACATTTCACAAGGTGATCAGAGGTGGCAGGGCCATGCCCCACGGAACCTTCCTGCTGGGACTGTGCTTGAGATGTTAGGTAAGATGCCAATGAAGGAAAAACACCAGGTGACAGTACCTTCTAGCAGTTCAGTTGACATGTATGTTAGGGGGGATAGAGGTAAGAAGATCCTGACAAAAGAAACTGGCTTGGAGGTTGGAATTGGGGTAGTAGGTTCTCAACGTGGAGTGCACGGGCCGGTTGTAGTGGATGCAAGGAATTTCAAGGTATCGTACCAGAACAGTGAGGTTAGATTTGCtgcaaagaaagaagaagagtatGCTGACAGCAAGGAGGAAGATGCTATAATTGAGCAGTTCATGGATACCGTGGTGATTGAAGGAAATGATGAGGCCAAGGGCATGGTTGCGCGGAACAGTGGCTCAAGGAGCAAG GACTTCAGATCAGACTCTTCTAGAGGACATCATGTATCAAGCCAACGAGTAAGATTTCAGAGGAGAGTCAGGGCATGTCGGTATGACATAGATCGATTTACACCTAATTTCTTGTCAATCTTCGACTCATTGGTACCCTCAGAAGAGGAAATTGCAAAGCAGAATCAGTTGGTAATAGCTCTGAGCAGATTAATAAACAAGGAATGGCCAAATTCAAAACTTTACCTCTATGGATCGTGTGCTAATTCCTTTGGTTTCTCAAATAGTGATATTGATCTTTGTCTCTCTATTGACGACAAGGAAATGAGCAAAGTTGATATTATACTGAAATTGGCGGACATCCTTCAAGCTGGCAATCTCCAGAATATTCAG GCATTAACTCGAGCAAGGGTCCCTATAGTGAAGCTTATGGATCTGGATACAGGCCTTTCCTGTGATATATGTGTCAACAATCTATTAGCAGTTGTTAACACAAAACTTCTGAGGGACTATGCACAAATAGATCAAAGGTTACGGCAATTAGCTTTCATTGTGAAGCATTGGGCTAAATCTCGTCGTGTAAATGAAACATACCAAGGAACACTATCTAGTTATTC CTATGTAATAATGTGTATCCACCTCCTACAGCTGCGCAGAATACTCCCGTGTCTACAG GAAATGGACCCAACTTGTTACGTCACTGTGGATGATAATCATTATGCTTATTTTGATCAAGTGGACAAGCTGAATAACTATGGCGCTCACAGCAATGAGACTCTGTCAAGTCTGCTTTGGGCCTTCTTCCATTATTGGGCATACCAGCATGATTACACACAAGATGTTATATCAATACGTACGGGAAAGATCATTAG TAAGCACATGAAGGACTGGACAAGACGTGTCGGAAATGACAGACATCTCATTTGTATTGAGGACCCTTTCGAGACCTCCCATGATCTTGGCCGTGTCGTCGACAAGTTCAGCATCAAGATCCTCCGAGAGGAATTTGAGCGAGCCGCCAATATATTGCAGTATGATCTGAACCCCAGTGTGACGCTGTTTGAGCCATATGTGTCCCCTCCTCCATCTGGGACCCTTGACGAGGAAGTGACTGTTAGTACCGCGGGAGCTATAATATGA
- the LOC123428300 gene encoding uncharacterized protein LOC123428300 isoform X3, producing the protein MADASSGGGGRAPRASTSRSDAKLETSASASLDGGLLLRLLQNPSPRPQHQQNPAQPLAEPNNFFVDPAVAAVGPLFSSPPYVHVGGFAWPSSSAPQPQLRSSDPRFAQPLDPYTELGGGGFRSVDVVSRNRPEKPRSGAPPPGFVEPSPPKFVTAWHSATGREVHDAFGAMQQNSERQREPNYHHPKGFCRAHNSENQEIPTFTGGQGVLGRLPHEERNTSLIIGSRGPAAVMMYREQQQQQQEHVLSRMPPDTNASANAHGFTGRMPHGDQHILQFAGGWTLLGEHHIHPVTGARIPHKGQRQQEPCLADISQGDQRWQGHAPRNLPAGTVLEMLGKMPMKEKHQVTVPSSSSVDMYVRGDRGKKILTKETGLEVGIGVVGSQRGVHGPVVVDARNFKVSYQNSEVRFAAKKEEEYADSKEEDAIIEQFMDTVVIEGNDEAKGMVARNSGSRSKDFRSDSSRGHHVSSQRVRFQRRVRACRYDIDRFTPNFLSIFDSLVPSEEEIAKQNQLVIALSRLINKEWPNSKLYLYGSCANSFGFSNSDIDLCLSIDDKEMSKVDIILKLADILQAGNLQNIQALTRARVPIVKLMDLDTGLSCDICVNNLLAVVNTKLLRDYAQIDQRLRQLAFIVKHWAKSRRVNETYQGTLSSYSYVIMCIHLLQLRRILPCLQSRLSMSQRIHHRQTRAIAWTQHVYIQHG; encoded by the exons ATGGCCGACGCctcttcgggcggcggcggccgcgcgCCCCGTGCCTCAACCTCCCGGTCCGACGCTAAGCTTGAGACCTCGGCGTCGGCATCCCTTGACGGTGGCCTCCTCCTGCGTCTCCTCCAAAACCCTTCTCCACGCCCGCAACATCAACAAAACCCCGCGCAGCCCCTCGCCGAGCCGAACAACTTCTTCGTCgaccccgccgtcgccgccgtcggcCCCCTGTTTTCCTCCCCACCGTACGTGCACGTGGGGGGATTTGCGTggccctcctcctccgcccctcAACCGCAGCTCCGATCCTCCGATCCTCGCTTCGCGCAGCCGTTGGATCCTTACACGGAACTTGGAGGAGGCGGATTCCGATCCGTGGATGTTGTCTCAAGGAACAGGCCGGAGAAACCAAGGTCAGGGGCGCCGCCTCCTGGATTTGTCGAGCCGTCGCCTCCTAAGTTCGTCACGGCGTGGCATTCAGCTACCGGTCGTGAGGTGCATGATGCTTTTGGTGCAATGCAGCAGAACAGTGAGCGGCAAAGGGAGCCGAACTATCACCACCCAAAGGGCTTCTGTAGAGCACATAATAGTGAAAATCAGGAGATTCCAACTTTCACAGGTGGCCAGGGAGTACTTGGCAGACTGCCCCATGAAGAGCGCAACACATCATTGATCATAGGTAGCCGTGGTCCAGCTGCTGTAATGATGTAcagggagcagcagcagcaacaacaggaaCACGTATTATCAAGGATGCCGCCTGATACAAATGCAAGTGCAAATGCCCATGGATTTACTGGGAGGATGCCACATGGGGATCAACATATACTTCAATTCGCAGGCGGCTGGACACTCCTTGGAGAACATCATATCCATCCAGTCACAGGTGCCAGAATACCACACAAAGGTCAGCGGCAGCAAGAGCCCTGCTTGGCAGACATTTCACAAGGTGATCAGAGGTGGCAGGGCCATGCCCCACGGAACCTTCCTGCTGGGACTGTGCTTGAGATGTTAGGTAAGATGCCAATGAAGGAAAAACACCAGGTGACAGTACCTTCTAGCAGTTCAGTTGACATGTATGTTAGGGGGGATAGAGGTAAGAAGATCCTGACAAAAGAAACTGGCTTGGAGGTTGGAATTGGGGTAGTAGGTTCTCAACGTGGAGTGCACGGGCCGGTTGTAGTGGATGCAAGGAATTTCAAGGTATCGTACCAGAACAGTGAGGTTAGATTTGCtgcaaagaaagaagaagagtatGCTGACAGCAAGGAGGAAGATGCTATAATTGAGCAGTTCATGGATACCGTGGTGATTGAAGGAAATGATGAGGCCAAGGGCATGGTTGCGCGGAACAGTGGCTCAAGGAGCAAG GACTTCAGATCAGACTCTTCTAGAGGACATCATGTATCAAGCCAACGAGTAAGATTTCAGAGGAGAGTCAGGGCATGTCGGTATGACATAGATCGATTTACACCTAATTTCTTGTCAATCTTCGACTCATTGGTACCCTCAGAAGAGGAAATTGCAAAGCAGAATCAGTTGGTAATAGCTCTGAGCAGATTAATAAACAAGGAATGGCCAAATTCAAAACTTTACCTCTATGGATCGTGTGCTAATTCCTTTGGTTTCTCAAATAGTGATATTGATCTTTGTCTCTCTATTGACGACAAGGAAATGAGCAAAGTTGATATTATACTGAAATTGGCGGACATCCTTCAAGCTGGCAATCTCCAGAATATTCAG GCATTAACTCGAGCAAGGGTCCCTATAGTGAAGCTTATGGATCTGGATACAGGCCTTTCCTGTGATATATGTGTCAACAATCTATTAGCAGTTGTTAACACAAAACTTCTGAGGGACTATGCACAAATAGATCAAAGGTTACGGCAATTAGCTTTCATTGTGAAGCATTGGGCTAAATCTCGTCGTGTAAATGAAACATACCAAGGAACACTATCTAGTTATTC CTATGTAATAATGTGTATCCACCTCCTACAGCTGCGCAGAATACTCCCGTGTCTACAG TCTCGGCTCAGCATGTCTCAGCGCATACATCACCGCCAAACAAGGGCAATTGCATGGACTCAGCATGTCTACATTCAGCATGGATGA
- the LOC123428300 gene encoding uncharacterized protein LOC123428300 isoform X2, with translation MADASSGGGGRAPRASTSRSDAKLETSASASLDGGLLLRLLQNPSPRPQHQQNPAQPLAEPNNFFVDPAVAAVGPLFSSPPYVHVGGFAWPSSSAPQPQLRSSDPRFAQPLDPYTELGGGGFRSVDVVSRNRPEKPRSGAPPPGFVEPSPPKFVTAWHSATGREVHDAFGAMQQNSERQREPNYHHPKGFCRAHNSENQEIPTFTGGQGVLGRLPHEERNTSLIIGSRGPAAVMMYREQQQQQQEHVLSRMPPDTNASANAHGFTGRMPHGDQHILQFAGGWTLLGEHHIHPVTGARIPHKGQRQQEPCLADISQGDQRWQGHAPRNLPAGTVLEMLGKMPMKEKHQVTVPSSSSVDMYVRGDRGKKILTKETGLEVGIGVVGSQRGVHGPVVVDARNFKVSYQNSEVRFAAKKEEEYADSKEEDAIIEQFMDTVVIEGNDEAKGMVARNSGSRSKDFRSDSSRGHHVSSQRVRFQRRVRACRYDIDRFTPNFLSIFDSLVPSEEEIAKQNQLVIALSRLINKEWPNSKLYLYGSCANSFGFSNSDIDLCLSIDDKEMSKVDIILKLADILQAGNLQNIQALTRARVPIVKLMDLDTGLSCDICVNNLLAVVNTKLLRDYAQIDQRLRQLAFIVKHWAKSRRVNETYQGTLSSYSYVIMCIHLLQLRRILPCLQAAKQSLGSACLSAYITAKQGQLHGLSMSTFSMDERNN, from the exons ATGGCCGACGCctcttcgggcggcggcggccgcgcgCCCCGTGCCTCAACCTCCCGGTCCGACGCTAAGCTTGAGACCTCGGCGTCGGCATCCCTTGACGGTGGCCTCCTCCTGCGTCTCCTCCAAAACCCTTCTCCACGCCCGCAACATCAACAAAACCCCGCGCAGCCCCTCGCCGAGCCGAACAACTTCTTCGTCgaccccgccgtcgccgccgtcggcCCCCTGTTTTCCTCCCCACCGTACGTGCACGTGGGGGGATTTGCGTggccctcctcctccgcccctcAACCGCAGCTCCGATCCTCCGATCCTCGCTTCGCGCAGCCGTTGGATCCTTACACGGAACTTGGAGGAGGCGGATTCCGATCCGTGGATGTTGTCTCAAGGAACAGGCCGGAGAAACCAAGGTCAGGGGCGCCGCCTCCTGGATTTGTCGAGCCGTCGCCTCCTAAGTTCGTCACGGCGTGGCATTCAGCTACCGGTCGTGAGGTGCATGATGCTTTTGGTGCAATGCAGCAGAACAGTGAGCGGCAAAGGGAGCCGAACTATCACCACCCAAAGGGCTTCTGTAGAGCACATAATAGTGAAAATCAGGAGATTCCAACTTTCACAGGTGGCCAGGGAGTACTTGGCAGACTGCCCCATGAAGAGCGCAACACATCATTGATCATAGGTAGCCGTGGTCCAGCTGCTGTAATGATGTAcagggagcagcagcagcaacaacaggaaCACGTATTATCAAGGATGCCGCCTGATACAAATGCAAGTGCAAATGCCCATGGATTTACTGGGAGGATGCCACATGGGGATCAACATATACTTCAATTCGCAGGCGGCTGGACACTCCTTGGAGAACATCATATCCATCCAGTCACAGGTGCCAGAATACCACACAAAGGTCAGCGGCAGCAAGAGCCCTGCTTGGCAGACATTTCACAAGGTGATCAGAGGTGGCAGGGCCATGCCCCACGGAACCTTCCTGCTGGGACTGTGCTTGAGATGTTAGGTAAGATGCCAATGAAGGAAAAACACCAGGTGACAGTACCTTCTAGCAGTTCAGTTGACATGTATGTTAGGGGGGATAGAGGTAAGAAGATCCTGACAAAAGAAACTGGCTTGGAGGTTGGAATTGGGGTAGTAGGTTCTCAACGTGGAGTGCACGGGCCGGTTGTAGTGGATGCAAGGAATTTCAAGGTATCGTACCAGAACAGTGAGGTTAGATTTGCtgcaaagaaagaagaagagtatGCTGACAGCAAGGAGGAAGATGCTATAATTGAGCAGTTCATGGATACCGTGGTGATTGAAGGAAATGATGAGGCCAAGGGCATGGTTGCGCGGAACAGTGGCTCAAGGAGCAAG GACTTCAGATCAGACTCTTCTAGAGGACATCATGTATCAAGCCAACGAGTAAGATTTCAGAGGAGAGTCAGGGCATGTCGGTATGACATAGATCGATTTACACCTAATTTCTTGTCAATCTTCGACTCATTGGTACCCTCAGAAGAGGAAATTGCAAAGCAGAATCAGTTGGTAATAGCTCTGAGCAGATTAATAAACAAGGAATGGCCAAATTCAAAACTTTACCTCTATGGATCGTGTGCTAATTCCTTTGGTTTCTCAAATAGTGATATTGATCTTTGTCTCTCTATTGACGACAAGGAAATGAGCAAAGTTGATATTATACTGAAATTGGCGGACATCCTTCAAGCTGGCAATCTCCAGAATATTCAG GCATTAACTCGAGCAAGGGTCCCTATAGTGAAGCTTATGGATCTGGATACAGGCCTTTCCTGTGATATATGTGTCAACAATCTATTAGCAGTTGTTAACACAAAACTTCTGAGGGACTATGCACAAATAGATCAAAGGTTACGGCAATTAGCTTTCATTGTGAAGCATTGGGCTAAATCTCGTCGTGTAAATGAAACATACCAAGGAACACTATCTAGTTATTC CTATGTAATAATGTGTATCCACCTCCTACAGCTGCGCAGAATACTCCCGTGTCTACAG GCTGCCAAACAAAGTCTCGGCTCAGCATGTCTCAGCGCATACATCACCGCCAAACAAGGGCAATTGCATGGACTCAGCATGTCTACATTCAGCATGGATGAGAGGAACAACTAA